The Leishmania infantum JPCM5 genome chromosome 26 DNA window GAGCTGCTAAAGAAGCACCTGCACCCCAGCTGCTCGCTGTCGCCTGCAGGGGAAATAGAGGCGTACGATATCCCTTTCATGATCAACCAGATCAAGAAGACACTGCTGAATGTGAGCGAGACAGCGATCCAGGAGTACTTCCCCATGGACGCGACAGTGAAAGCGCTCTTCGACATCTACCAGTCCTTCTTTGACGTGACGTTCCTGCAGGTAGACAACGGGTCAGAGCTGTGGCACAGCGAAGCAAAGACACTGGAGGTCAAGGACAACaagagcggctgcgtgcTGGGCTATATCATCCTTGATCTATTCCCTCGTGAAGGCAAGTACTCACATGCGTGCTGCCACTCTGTGGTGCCACCCGTGCTTCTCAAGGAAGGTGGAAACGACTTCTCCCCGGCACTGGCCGTTGTCATTGCGAATTTCCCAGCAGCCACGGCCGACCGGCCGGCGCTGTTCCTGCACGACGATGTCGAAACATTCTTTCACGAGTTTGGCCACGCTATTCACTCTCTGATGGGGAGGACGCGTATGGCGACCTTTGCAGGCACGCGTGTGAAGCGTGACTTCGTGGAGCTGCCGTCCCAGATGCTTGAGGAGTGGCTGTGGGAACCGGAGATTCTGCAGAAGATCACGAGTCATTACAAGACGAAGGAGCAGCTGCCACGTGCGTTGATCGACGCCAAGGTGGCATCGAAGAACGCGTTCAGTGGACGCGacacgctgcgccagctgcagtTTGCGACATATTCGCTTCAGATTTTCGGACTGCCATTctcgacgcagccgcgtgACAACCTCAACACTACGCAGCTCTTCTACGATTTGGAGCCGCGCGTGATGCCCGGTGTGAACTACGAGCATAATACGCACTTTGAGAGCGCGTTCGGGCACTTGACGGGCTACGGTGCCGGCTACTACGGGTACATGTGGTCCAAGGTGTTCGCCTTGGACCTGTTCGAGTACATCCGCTCGCACAACGGTCTCCTCGACCCCAAGATGGGCCGCCGCTACGTGGACTGCATCATCGGTGTCGGTGGCAGCCAGGACCCGAACGACATGCTGGTCAAGTTCCTCGGGCGCGAGCCGAACAATGAGGCATTCCTGCGCAACATTGGTGTGTAGGATGGGGAGGTAGAACGGTGTTTGCTGAGCGTGCAAGACGACAGGTGTGTAGGGACACGGATGGGGTCTCTCCCTTTCACGTCCTGTAGTTATGTCTCTCAGGTATTCGGCGGACAATGCACGTCCTCTTCAATACTCACACGTGTACGTGTACGCGGTTTATTATAGTGGTtctatctgtgtgtgtgtgtgtgtgtggtctcTATGGTTGGTGAACTCGGCCGACTATGGAGTGCACGCCGGACGGTGTGTCTCGGTGCTCTCTCTTTGGCTCCTCTCCTATCGACGCATGATGGCCAAACGCTCCTGAATCTATCCAGCGTGTAGGCCCACTCTCACTCGCACACATGTATCCACGGCCTCTGTGGCGCTTGCTGCCGTCCCCTTCACCCTGTTTTTGTGTCCATATACTAGGCTTCTTAGTTACACCTGAGCATCTCCCTTAAAGATTCGTTTTTGGTGATGCCGTTCTCGCACTTTTCGAGGAATGGGCTGGCAGGAGACGAGGCACGGTATGACTGTTGTACAAATTTCCGttccagctgctgcgagatGCTGCCCTTTGTGCTCGACGTTGGCCACACCCTTTGCTTATGCTCCTCAAAGATGTCCCACTCCATTAAGGTGGTTTAAGAGGCTCCAAGGAAAGCCATTCTTATTCGTTTCCCTCGTTCGACACCGACGCACTCCCCGATGAGGGACAGCACCTCACCGCGTGGTATCATAGGGGCTAGTAGCAGCTTTCTAggggaagccgagcagcctcctcccccctccctccctatcCCAGCCACTGCCGAACCACCccctggtggtgacagggccaggGTGCCTaggacgtggggaggtcagtgCGATGCAGTGgcacggatgccggcggccaatccctggacggcgtggcgccggtgcgacCCGCGACCGTGAGCGtgcttgcgccatccatgcgaTGGGCAAGGCGTCAGCGTGATACCAACGCGTCTCGctcggccctcgcactgcctgctgctggggaGGCTGAGTGCCAccctgcgaggcgggtgggtgggtagagtTTGGGTCAGGGGCCGTGCACAGATGACTgtgtcggcgcactgctgtgatgcgtgtctgcggctgcgttgcaccgcgcgctgggtgcctgtggcaggccCGGAAGAGTGGAGCTTAGCGCACGTTGTATGAAGCAGTAACGGGTACCTGGCAAGGGAACGAAAAGAACTCCCATGCTCTCAATCTGAGCCATTTCTTTCTGACGGCGTTGCCACACCATCTCCTCTgacccctccctctccacgcGCCCGTGCCCTCACCCTGCTTCTGCACAGTAAATCATTCCCCGCGCAACCTcctctgttctctctccctcgtaGTGCCGCTTTGGTCGGCTGCCCATTCGTCGGGCCGCTGTGCACCGTAATGATGCATCTGGAGAAGGGCCGAAAGCACCCGCTCCCGctggcgcacacacccaAACGCACGGAAACGCACTGAAGCACCGAAAGTGAGCTGAAGAGTTGGAAAGTAGTactcacagacacacaggcgcaccaCATACTCGCGCGTAGTGACCGCCTATCATGGAGttctcgtcctcttcctcttcggATGCGGGGCTGGAAGAAGAACTGCATCGGAACTTCCACCGTGAGCGAAGAGAACAACGTGGTATTGTCCGAGCATCTTCGGCGGCCACCCGCTGCGAAACCATGCGCTTCACGATGCCTGATGGTCGATCGATCGAGGTTCGCAAAGGCTCCATCTATATTCCCTTGCGTGACATGTATGTTCatgtgctgcaggcgcgctgctgcccggaGAAGTGGTTTGGTGACGGTCGTGTGCCCcttcggcgacgccgtccaCTACCGGCAGATGTGGTGGTCTTACAACGGGTaacagaggcagcagcagcagctggcagtggtgccactgccgctcttCCGCCCGTCAGCGTGAGGCTGTCGGAGGCGACCGATAACGACTTTTTCGTCTTCAAGGAAGTGCTGCCTCAGAAAGCTGAAGAAAATGCTGGCGAAGTCGCCGCCCCTCTGGTGAAGACCACCTCCTTTACGGCACAGGAACGCCCGAGCAGCTGGAATGATCCTCTGATTGACACGCGCTTTCAGCGCATGGCGTTCCTGCCTCGCTGGCGCTTCTCTATGGCCCACCCGCGATTGCTGAGAGAGGCTCGGTACGACACATGGGACGCGGTCGAGCTTGCTCCTCCACTTCACGTGGACGACGCGTGCTGCTACGATGATTCGCTGGGTATCTTGTGGAGCCTAAATAGGCGGGATGGGCACTTGTGGTACTTGCGATACGACAACAGTGCTACCACCACGACTCGAGGTGCCGCTCTCATGTCGGTATGTGTTACCACAGTCGATGTGGCCACTGCGCAGCGGTGTGTCGGGATGTACTGTCAGCATGAAGGGTCTTCGTCGCACGACGCAGCTGtcggcgatgacgaggaaACAAGCAGATGCGTGTGCTGTCTGCTCGTGATCACCACCTCCCACGCTCTTTACATACGCCTCGTGTACACCTGGTGCAACAAGTTCACAGTAGAACACGCGTTGTCGACACTGAAGCTGGAATCGGTGCTCCCCAAGCCCCTGCAACTGTCGAGTGTaacgtgctgctgccccggGAATGCGGAAAAGCCGCCTGATGTACCGCCATCCTCCGCCAACGACACGTCCTTTTGTGTCGGCGCCGGCCGAAGTGTGTTTGCGTTCATCTGGCGTAATGGACAGTGGCACAGAGTGCGCCTCGCCTCGTTTACGGCGACCGATGTAACGGCTTTGGCTCTCCACGGAGCGCTTGGGCATCCCTCGTTGCctgtcgccgtcgttgctgGCATGCGCAACGGAACGATTCAAGTCGTTACCACAGAGGGGCGGATGCGAAACAAGGCCATCTTCAACACCACACCTCGACACTATGGGTCTGATATTACCTCCATGTACGCGGTACAAGGTCTTCCCTACGGGATCGTCTCTGTAGCTCGCGATGGCGGGGCGAAGCTCTGGGATCTGCGTCGCCTCGGGTCTGACAAAGACCCGGTGTGCACCTTGCTCACCTCGCGCCTCGGTGGTGGTCAGTCAGGGGTGTGTAGTACGGCCATGGCCGGCCACCTGCTGGCTGtctcctccgtctccacGGGGCTTGTATGCGTGGACGCTCAAACGGGCGCCCGGTTGTTTCACACGACACAAAAGCTGTCCCCAGCAGCCCGCGTCGCATTGGGGTCTCTCAGCAACGTCGACGGCAACGATGGCTTTGAGCTCTACACCTTCAGCCCGTACTACGCACAGCGCTTCCACCTTCACCTGTGAGAGAgagtgtatgtgtgtgtatgtgtgtgagagGAAAAGtaaggcggcggcaacggcgcagaCACGGCTCATGATGACTCGCGCCGTTCTCTTTTTCATTTCCGCTGCTACAGCCTACGACAAGGGGGCTACGCGTACCTAAAGGTCCTGCCCCGATACGaacacactcacgcacagacaccaGAGACAAGGAAACGTTCACTTACAGAGAGGGATAGTAAAGCGGACAAACTGCTCCACTGCAGAGGAGGAACCCACGCTTACATCAACGCAACGGCTGGCGTGACGAAGATGGTGATCACGCTGCTAATCTTGCCTGCTGCCGTTGATGTAGAGCTGATAGTCTCTTTTCCCTCCACCTCCGGCCTTTGAAGATGTGCTTCGAGGTGCAGCCCTCTTCGTCTCCCctcctcgcacacgcacaaaccCAAGCGCGCACGGCCTGTGCGCTCTTACAGTTTCTACTGCTTTCTGACATGTGcactcctcttccttccATCTTCCCTActcctcttttccttctctccgtTCCGCTATCTATCTTCGCTGCTCTTTTCATtgacgtgtgtgcgtgtcccTCCACCGGTGAtgtgacacacacacacacacacacgcatacatatatatatatatattcgcgcccctcccccttttcgtgtgtgtgtgggggggggggaggggggcttgTTTGTATGAGCATATCGCAGCACCACAGTAGCTATGGGGGTCTATTTAGTCCATCGATCAATTGTCGTTGCTGACGCCGTGCCAACGACGTCGAAGAGCTCGACGCGCACCACTCTGCCAACACCTGCACTCAAGCAAACACCACGTGCTTCCTTTGAAGATCCACTGTCGTCCTTTAACTGTGATGCACCGTTTTCTGGCTACGACTGTCATGCCTGGTTagacctgcagcagcagaatAAACAGTCCCTGCAGGACAGAGTAGATGGTGTGCCATCCGCATAGAGATCCTTCTCCATCGCTATTCTTCAGCGCATTAGTCTTGAGTGACTGTCCATGTCTGCAGATGTGTCCTTGGTCGATGACCTCCTGCTGACGAAAAAAGATGATGAGGTGGCATCTGGAGCGGGAGCGGTAGGAAACGGGTTTTGCATTAGGAGCAGAAGACGACGGCTGAGCAGGATCTTGAGCAATGTCTACTCGCAGCTCAGCAACGTCACGCCTTGCCACGAAGGCGAAGCCAATGAGGACTATCTCAAGCACATCTTTGCCATAGTCGACTCAGAGGACAGGGGGTAAGTGTCGAGCATTCAGCTAGCGAGCATGCTCTTCAACGATGCGAgccgcgcctctgccgcgatGATGATGGCCGCGGCCGATCACGACAAGGACGGTTACCTTAGCGAAAGCGACGTCGTCTCCTCCTTCATTCACGTGGAAAGTGGGGTAGGCCTCTTGCAGGCGGATTGCAATGAGTCAAAGCTGGCCAAGTTGGGCTccagcagcgagagcgacgacGCTGTTCTTGGCTCCCTCGCTAGTCTCTCCACTCAGGAAAAATCACAGAAAGACGCTCATCTCCTGAAGGCCCTCAGCAAAATTCGTATGCGCGGCGTCGAGGTGACGAACCTGTGTAGCCAGTCGAACAGGGCCAAGTGCGTCGCTATCTCACCCGATGGCAACCTGTACGCTGTGGTGCACCGGCACGACAATGTCGCGCATGTGTACATGATCAGCAACGGCACCGAGGTGCGTCGGCTTGTGGGTCACCAAGGGTCGCTGCTAGGcattctcttctctcccgaTCGAAAGCACGTTGTGACAGCAGCGCGACAACTTCATGGTCTTCTGGGATCACACGATCGGACAGGAGTGCCGCTTCTCCGAGCACCCGGGAATCGtcacggcagctgcggtgaGCTTCGACGGCAAGTTTGTCTTCGGCGGTTGTCAGGATGACCTTGTTCAGAAATTCACTGCCTCCAAAGCCAAGATACGCGCAGTGTTGTCAGACATCCCGTGTGAAGTCCATGGCGTCATTGTAGCTCTCGCGACGCAGAGCACCAAGAACGACCTCATTGCCTTCTCACGTAGTTGCCGACcagtgcgcgcgcatcgccAACGCCTACGATCTGCAACTCATTGGGCAGCTTAGCGGGCATGATTCGCTGGTGTGGAAAGCCTCCTTCAATGCGGATGATAGCCTGCTATTCACATGCTGCGAGCGGAAGATCATTGTGTGAGATGGGACGTACTTCTCTTCCGTCAGAATATTCATTAGCCCCGCGGTCTCGACGCCAGGGTCGTCTGCGGATGACGTGCTGTGGACAACGGCTGTGTTCGCTTCACGAGAACACTGGCTTACTCTTCTGTCTCAAATCCCTCGGTCAGATGCACGTGCTGAACTGCGATGCTGCGTGCACGAAGGAAAGCATCATTGATATCCAGATGCGCTCCAGAGTGTACACAGCGTCAGTCTTCGTAGGCGACACAATGGTGTGTGGAAACGGCTACGGCAACGTATACCGCGTCTGCATAACGTAAACACATGTGGCGTTAGGGTGTGACGGAAGAAAATGATATCACCTTTATCTTGCACTCCCACGCACACATTTCGTCTGT harbors:
- a CDS encoding metallo-peptidase, Clan MA(E), Family M3, which codes for MAATSIFANISTVEKCAALFPKTVAACEDLVKAAKHRAEQSLGKIYGIRAADRTFQNTAKSIDMASIELEVSASLLSVIASVSPSKEVRDEATKRVVELETFSIDNFESNRQLYSALKEVCAAPAYEAVYVSGKAPREYMYWMEEQLADYRRKGMELPEEEFQKVVQLQKELASLCTVFQQNISEDKTEVHFTVDALKGVPESVLSALQRTEAGECTLKMDYPTYFAVMKNCEVASTRRAMAQAFTNRAYPVNDKVLKDIIEKRHQLAVLLGYPSFAHLYISDKMAKTPEMAQAFVESLIPKLQKKWVAEVELLKKHLHPSCSLSPAGEIEAYDIPFMINQIKKTLLNVSETAIQEYFPMDATVKALFDIYQSFFDVTFLQVDNGSELWHSEAKTLEVKDNKSGCVLGYIILDLFPREGKYSHACCHSVVPPVLLKEGGNDFSPALAVVIANFPAATADRPALFLHDDVETFFHEFGHAIHSLMGRTRMATFAGTRVKRDFVELPSQMLEEWLWEPEILQKITSHYKTKEQLPRALIDAKVASKNAFSGRDTLRQLQFATYSLQIFGLPFSTQPRDNLNTTQLFYDLEPRVMPGVNYEHNTHFESAFGHLTGYGAGYYGYMWSKVFALDLFEYIRSHNGLLDPKMGRRYVDCIIGVGGSQDPNDMLVKFLGREPNNEAFLRNIGV